In Bacteroidia bacterium, the sequence AGTGCAAGTTTCGGATTTTTCAGAAACACATGATCACCACGTCGAAATAAAGAGTCTATCACTTCCCAAGGTCTACGATAAGCAAAAATGAAAAATGCATCGGGGAGTAGAGCATTCCAGAAATCCAAAAACAGAGTAGTTCTAGGTTCTTTCCAACCCCAATATGGTGCCCTTTGATTCCTTTCAATTAATTTTTTTGCATCAGGAGTAAACTGCTCGGGAACATGGATGTACTTAATTTCAGGTTCAAGATGTCCCCCATTATGCAGTCCCAAGCTTTCTAGTACGGTCATATGAAATTCCAAAAACTCCGTATTTTCAAAATAACCCTTTGGATTACCTAGATCAGGTTTAAGTAGTTGGGTTCCGATATGAACCCCTGCGCTCTGCAGCAATGAGGCTAAGAAAGATGTTCCTGACCTATGCATTCCGGTAATGATAAAGCAAGTGGCTTTGCACATATGGCTATGTATTACAAAGATAACCCTTACTACAGATAGTACCTATTATAGATCTCACACATTCACAAACAGATGCTTGATCGGTTCGGACTACGACATCCGGAGATTCTGGAATCTCATATGGTGCAGAAATGCCCGTAAAGTTTTCAATTTCTCCTTCTAGTGCTCTGCGATAAAGTCCTTTGGGATCTCGCTTCATGAGTATTTCTATTGGGCAGGAAACATAAACTTCTATTAGTCTTGGTAGAAGTAGTCTGATTTCTTTTCTAGTGTGATTATATGGGGTTATCAAAGATACTACTGATATAATTCTATGCTTATTTAGAATTTGACATATGTAGGCTACTCTAATAGCGTTTATCTTCCTATCTTCAGGGGAGTATCCGAGATCACTGCATAAAGTTTTTCTAACCGTGTCGCCATCCAAAATTTCATAAGCTAGTCCGTTACGTTGAAGAAAGTCCCCTAGTGCTACCGCAATCGTAGTTTTACCAGATCCAGGTAAACCAGTCAACCAAATGGTAAAGCTCATAGCTTTCGAGCACCCATCTATCTCGGCCTATATGCTACCATAACTTGACCACGCGGGTGTCCCCAGCAGCCAACATATTCGGAAACATAGCCGTTAGCTTCACCGAAAAAGAGCATTTCGTCTTTGGTATAGAAAAAGCTTCTATGATCGTGGGGTTTCGATGGATTTTCTTTTTTCTCTTCTGTCTCAAAAAAAGTTGCAAAAAAAACACCATGACTTTTAATCTTAGTCAAGAGATTTCTAAAGCATTTGTGAATTAACCTAGGCGGTAGATGCGTGAATAGTGAGTGAGCAATAGCAAAATCTGCCTTGCATGGAAATTTTTCAAATTCAAAATCATAGGATACCACAAAGTAAGGCCTCTTAGACCTTATTAGCTCAGAATCAAGCTCGTACTGTATTCCGAGCTTGATCAACTCCGGTTCCTTATCAATGCCATAGTAATGTTCTGGCTCCAAATAAGGTATTAGCAATTTCCCAAGCCGTAGCGAGCCACAAGCAATATCCAAAAAAATGTGATCAGGTCTTAAGCCATTGGCAACAAGAAA encodes:
- a CDS encoding class I SAM-dependent methyltransferase, which codes for MGGLYEQIGILQFEFLVANGLRPDHIFLDIACGSLRLGKLLIPYLEPEHYYGIDKEPELIKLGIQYELDSELIRSKRPYFVVSYDFEFEKFPCKADFAIAHSLFTHLPPRLIHKCFRNLLTKIKSHGVFFATFFETEEKKENPSKPHDHRSFFYTKDEMLFFGEANGYVSEYVGCWGHPRGQVMVAYRPR
- the cysC gene encoding adenylyl-sulfate kinase produces the protein MSFTIWLTGLPGSGKTTIAVALGDFLQRNGLAYEILDGDTVRKTLCSDLGYSPEDRKINAIRVAYICQILNKHRIISVVSLITPYNHTRKEIRLLLPRLIEVYVSCPIEILMKRDPKGLYRRALEGEIENFTGISAPYEIPESPDVVVRTDQASVCECVRSIIGTICSKGYLCNT